The Streptomyces laurentii region GACCTGACCGGGAAGTGGCAAAGGGCCTATGTGAGTAGTGGCGACGACCGCTGGGACCTGTGGTCGGCGTTCCAGGCCCGTGTCATCGACACGGTCAAGGGCTTCAAGGTGCCCTTGATCCGGCTCCCGAAGGAGACCCGCAAGGAGGCGGTGTGCTCGGTGTTCGAGCGGGTGAACACCGGCGGCGTCGTCCTCAACGTCTTCGAGCTGCTCACGGCCACCTACGCGGGGGACACGCAGTACTCGGCGGAACACGGCGGCCAGGACTTCAGCCTCATCAAGGACTGGCAGGACATCAAGAGCAAGCTGTGCGCAGACCACCTGGTGTTCGGCACCCTGGACAGGGACACCGGCCAGGAGACCGGACTCACGAGCCTGGACTTCCTCCAGGCCATCGCGCTGGTGCGCACCTACATGCGCAAGCAGGAGTTCCTGGCGGAGCACCCTGGCGCGGCCACCGCCCCGGCGGTGAGCTGCAAGCGCCGGGACCTGCTGCACCTTCCGCTGGCCGACTACACGCGGATCGCTCCGCAGACGGCCGAGGCGCTGTCCTGGGTCGGCCGCTTCCTGGCCACCCAGAACGTCTTCCGCGAGCGTGACCTGCCGTACGGTTCGCAGGTGGTGCCCCTGGCGGCCATCGCCGTCCTGCTCGGCGAGGCGTTGCACGGGCCGGACGCCCAAGAGAAGCTCGCCCGCTGGTACTGGTGCGGTGTGCTCGGCGAGCTCTACGGAGGGGTCACGGACACCCGGTTCGTGCGGGACGTCGAGCAGGTGGTCGGCTGGATCAAGGACGGCGGCGCGGAGCCCGACACCGTCACCGAGGCGACGTTCCAGGAACAGCGCCTGCACCGGCTCGCCTCACGCAACAGCGCCGCGTACAAGGGGATCCACGCCCTCCTCCTCAAGGAAGGCGCGATCGACTGGTACTTCCACGGGGAACCGATCAACGAGCAGTTCCTGATCGGGCAGTACGTGGACATCCGACAGGTCTTCCCGAAGGCGTGGTTCGAGCAGAACGGTGTGGACGGCACCCGGATGAGCAGCATCGTCAACAAGACGCCGCTGTCCTACCGGGCGATGCAGGCGATGGGGGCCGGCGCGCCGTCGGCGTACCTGACCGCCTTCGAACGGCACACCGGGAGTCCGGGAGACTGGTTCGACGACATCATCGGAACGCACCTCATCGACGCCAAGGCGTTGCGCACGGACGACTTCGACGCCTTCTACCGGGATCGGACGGCCAGGCTCCTGGAACTCGTGGAGCGAGAGATGGGCAAGGCCGCGGTACGTGAGGGGGCGAGCGATGCCGACGCCGCTTGATGCCACGGTCAAGGGACTGGAGGGCGCATCCCTGACGATCCGAGACCTGTTGGCGGTGTGGGGCTACCGGATCCGTGACCACGCGTCCGTCCCTCAGATTCGGCTCGATCTGACGAACGCCCGCCTGAACACGGTGCCGGACTTCGCGGTGGGCTCGCTGGACGACGAGGTCGCGATCGTCCCGATCGGCCAGGAGCGGGACACGGCTGCCGAAGCCGGCGATGACGCCGGCGAGCGGGACTTGGCCGATGACTCGGAGGAATCCGTCGGAGTGTTCCCGCAGGCGGCCATGCGGGTGCATGACCTGCCCTGCGCCCACAGGGTCGCATCGATCACACCCGACGAGTCTCTGTCCGCCGCGATGGGAAAGATGGCGGAGCATGGGTACTTGCAGCTTCCCGTGATCGACACGTCGGGAACCCTCCATGGGGTCGTCACCTGGGCATCCATCGTTCACATGCACGCGACCGGACGTAAGACGTGTCTGGCCAACGCGATCAGCACGGAGTACGAGATCGTCAACGCCTCGGCTCACCTGCTGCCGGTACTGCCGGCGATCCGCGCGCACGAATTCGTTCTCATCCGAGCCGCGGACGGGCAGGTGAGCGGCATCGTCACCTCCGCCGACCTCGCCGACGAGTTCGGCACCGTGGCCCGTCCCTTCTTCACCCTGGGCGAGATCGAGCGCCGCCTTCGACGCTGCCTGGGACGCGTCTACGACGAGGCCGACGTGCAGAAAGTGCACAAGAAGAAGACGTCGGTCGACGAGATGATGTTCGGCGAGTACATCCGCCTCCTGGACAACGAGGAACGCTGGGACAAACTCGGCTGGCCTCTCGTCGACAGAGCCCACTTCATCGGGCTGCTCGGCCGAGTGAAGGACGTCCGTAACACGGTCATGCACTTTAACGCGCCTTCGCTCAGAGCCGAACAACTCGACCTGCTCGACAGCTTCGTCTCCATGCTGCGCCTGTATGACCCTGACTACGGGGCGACCGATATGGGCTCGACCACGTGACGTGACGTTCCGGCGGCGCTAGCAAGCGTGGACGGAGCGTTGAGATTCCGACCGAGGCTTCAATGGGGCGGAGCGGTCAGATCTTGATCACGGTCGCGCGTCCGCCGCAGAGGGCGGTGAGGTCCTCCGGGTCGGAGGTGAGGACGGTGACTGGCCCAGGTGCGGCGAGCGCGGTGGCGACGAGCATGGCGTCGATGGCGTACTTGTGGCCATGCAGGCCGGCGTCGGCGAGGAGCGCGGCGGCGTGGCGGGCGATCGGTTCGGTGATCGGTTCGACGACGAGGCGGGAGAGTGTCCACTCCAGGGCCGGGCGGTTGATGCGGGGGTGGACCACCTCGACGAGGGTGGCCGCCGAGGTGATCACGCGCAGGTCGTCGGCGCGGGCCAGAGCGAGCCAAGTGGTGACCGTTCTGTCGCGCAGGACAGCCTTCGCCAGCCCTTCGCTGTCGAGGACGAGGGTGCCGCCTGGGGCCGCGGGAGAGCGGGTCACGCTGCGCTCGCCTCATGCTGGTTCTGCTCGCGACGGGCATCGGTGAGCTGGTCGCGCAGGGACTGGATCTCGTCGTCGGTGACGGGACCGTGCTCGGCCTCGGCGACGGTGATGAGTTCGTTGAGGTTGTCGCGTTCGATCTGGCGGGCGACGGCGGCGGCCACATAGGCGGAAAGGCCGGAGGGGCCGCTGCGGGCCTTGGCGGCTTCTGCGATGTCGCGAGGCATGGTGATCGAGTACTTTCCGGTGGGCTCGCTCATGCTAGCTATCCTACCCTTTATCCTCCCAGTGGGGCTTTCTTGGCTGGCACTGGAGCCGCAGGCGGCACGTTGACCTGGAGAGAGGCGGTGGACGCCATGCGGAGTTCGGCAGGCCAGGCGCGAAATGCACCCGGACGGCGCGGGCCGAGGGTGATGAAGCCCCGGCGGCGGCCGGCGGCCGGCGATGGAGTGGATGTCAGGGCTCTGGCCGACGAGCTCGGGGCCTCGTTGGTCCGAGCCGTCAGGGAAGCCGCCGCTGACGACTTCGGCCGGGTGAGGAGCGGGCGCGGTGCGACCACCATCAGCTGGTACGCCTTCGCGCTCGAATACCTGGAGGTGCGCTGGGGGCAGGTTTCGGCGAAGACCCGGAGCGAGACCAACGACGCCCTGTGCTCCCTCACCATGGCGATGTTCCGAAGGGCGCGAGGACGGCCGGATGACGAGCTGCTGCGGCGGGCGCTGCGGAACTGGGCGTTCGTGATCCCCCGGCCCGATGCGCGCACCGCGCCCACGGAGGTGCGGCTCGCTCTGGACTGGGTCGCCCGGGCTTCGCGCCCCCTGGACGACCTTCTGGACCCGGTCGTGATGCGCGGCGTGCTGCAGGCTCTCCGGCTGAAGCGGGACGGCACGGTCGCGGCTGCCGAAACACAGCGACGCAAGCGCACGACGCTCGTGAACTCGGTGCGGTACGCGATCGAACTGGGACGGCTCCGCGCCGATCCCCTGGCCCACGTCAGCTGGCGCATCACCGAGACCGTCCAGCAGGTCGATCCCCGTGTCGTCGTCAACCCTACGCAGGCGCGGAGCCTGCTCTGCGCGGTCTCCTACATAGGCGGCTACGAGCGGGCGCGAGGGCGAAGGCTGGTCGGCCTCTTCGCCGGGATGTACTACGCGGGACTGCGGCCGGCCGAAGCCGTGGCCGTCACGCTGCCCGACTGCGACCTGCCCGCGACTGGGTGGGGTACCGCGGTCCTGCACGCCACCCGCCCCTCCGTCGGCAAGAAGTGGACCGACAGCGGACGGAATCACGACCTCCGCGGCCTGAAGAGCCGCCCACCGAGCGATACGCGTGTCGTGCCGCTTCCGCCCGAACTCGTCCGCCTGTGGAGGGAGAGCGTCGACACCTTCGGTACCGCGGACGGCGGTCGGCTGTTCTTCAACGAAAAGGGCGGCATCGTGGGCTCCAGCACGTACGATCGCGCCTGGCACGAGGCTCGCGAACTCGCCCTCCCGCCGGACCTGGTGGCGTCTCCCCTCGCCGTCCGCCCCTACGACCTGAGACACTCGGCCCTGTCCACCTGGCTGAACGCCGGCGTCGACCCCACCGAGGTCGCCGAACGGGCGGGCAACAGCGTCGAGGTCCTCATGACCCGGTACGCGAAATGCCTCTACGGCCGTCAGGCCCTCGCCAACAGGCGCATCGACGCGCTTCTGGACGAATACGGATGAGCGGCCGCCAACCTCCTCGCAGGCAACCATTAGCCCACGGTGATCTCATGCCCCGCACGTTCCCAGGTGCGCTGATGCCAGGGTGGGCCCGCGTCGTATCGAGGCAAACGACCAGGTCGGAGAGGTGAGACGCGAAGTGCAACGGCCCCACGTTCCGTACGTGTTGCCCGCCCTAGCGGGAAAGCCGCAGGTCACGGGGCATGGGATGGGGTCCTTCACCCCCTCCGAAGCTTTTCGTCCCGTGCATGTCCCGCGATGCCGATCGTGTGGGATCGGGCATACGAGACACTGTGCGTCCGGCGCCGTGAAGATCCAGGTCAGGGCGACGTCACACGGAGCAGGAGCGGCAAGGTAGGCCGTTGCTGTTTTAGTCCCATGCAAAGAGGGCCTGGCCAGCTTTTCCACTGGTCAGACCCTCTTTCCGGAAGTGCCCCCGGCAGGATTCGAACCTGCGCACACGGCTCCGGAGGCCGTTGCTCTATCCCCTGAGCTACGGGGGCGTTGTCGCTTGTTGTGGCGACGGAAGGAACACTACCAGCTCTCGTAGGGTGCCCGTGAACAGGTATTTCCGGGGTCGGGCGAGGGGGGTGTTCGCCCGCACGGGTCAGAAGTGGGCAAAACCCGGACGCGGTCTCTTCCCGCGACCTACTCTCGACGTGTGTCAGGGGTGTCGGGGCGAGTGCTGGTTGTGGACGACAACCGCGTGATTCGCCAGCTGATCAGGGTCAATCTCGAACTCGAGGGGTTCGAGGTGGTGACCGCGGCCGATGGTGCCGAGTGTCTGGATGTCGTGCACGAGGTCTGTCCGGATGTGGTCACCCTCGATGTCGTCATGCCGCGGCTGGACGGGCTGAAGACCGCCGCGCGGCTGCGGGAGGACCCGCGGACGAGTCATCTGCCGGTGGCGATCATCAGTGCCTGCACCGAGTACGGGGCGGAGGTCGGCGGGAGTGGCGCGGCGGCGGACGTCGACGCGTTCCTGGCGAAGCCGTTCGAGCCGGCGGAGCTGGTGCGGGTCGTGCGGCAGCTCATGCATCGCGAGCCCCGGCCGCATCGGCAGCGGCGGCGCAGTCAGGCCGGTGAGGCCGGCGGTGGCGACGCCGGTGAGGAGCCCGCCGCAGGACCTGCGGGGCGGACGAGCCGTACTCATACGGGTGGGACGCGCGGCTGACGCCCGCGCCGAGGCCGGACGTTTCCGCGGGTGCCTTCCGTCCCGCACCGCCCACATGGCGAAACCGGTTCGCGTTCCCACCCCCCTCCTCCCCTAGGCTTGTCACGTGACCCCCGCGGACCTCTCCCTCACCGTGCTGCACGCCGTGCGCCGCGCGGTCGACGAGGGTGTGCTGCGTGTCGAGGTGCCCCCGCGCGTCAAGGTGGAGCGGCCCCGGCCCGGGGGAGTGGGCGACTACGCCAGCAGCGTCGCGCTCGGGCTCGCCCGGCCCGCCGGGCGGGACGCCCGTGACGTCGCCGCGATCCTCCGGGAGCGGCTGCGCGAGGCCCCCGGGATCCGTGCCGTCGACATCACCGGGCCCGGGTTCCTCAACTTCACCCTCGATGACGGAGACGAAGGACGAGTTCTCCGGGAGATCGAGAGGACCGGGCTCGCCTACGGGCACTCCACCGACCTCGCCGGTGCCCGCGTCCGGTTCCGCGCCTCCGCCGAGCCCCGCGCCGCCCTCCTCGTCGAGGCATATGCCCGACTGCTGCGGGCCCAAGGCGCTGACACAGACATCAGCGAGGGAGAAGGAGAGTGGATCACCGCCCTCCCCGCGCCCTACCGGCCCGACACCCTCGGCACCGACGCCGCCCGCTGGGCCCTGCTGCGGCCCGCCGCGCACGACCGCGCGCTGCCCGGGGCGCCCCTGCTCGTCCAGCACGAGCGCAACCCCCTCTTCCGGGTGCGGTACGCGCACTCCCGCGCCCGCGCCCTCGTCCGTAACGCCGCCCAGCTCGGCTTCACCCCCGAGTACGGGGAGACGGGTACGGACGAAGCGCCTCACCTCCTCGCGCTCCTCGGCGACCACCCCGCCGTCCTGCTCGTCGCCGCCCGCCACCGCGCCCCCGACCGGGTCGCCCGGCACCTCGAGGCCGTCGCCGACGCGCTCCTCGCGTATCAGCACACCGTCCTGCCCCTCGGCGACGAGAAACCCTCGGTCGCCCACCGCTCCCGGCTCGCGCTCGCCGAAGCCGCCGGGACGGTGCTCGCCGGCGGCCTCCCCCTGCTCGGCATCAGCGCACCCGACCAGATCTGAAAGAGCCGCCGTCATGAGCCGATCCGCCCACCCCGCCGGGCCCCGTTACGCCGACGTCCTGTCCGAGGGCCATTACGCGGCCCCGCCCGCCGACCTCAACCGGCTCGACCCCAAGGTCTGGTCCCGTACGGTCGGCCGCGACGCCGACGGGGTGGCGACGGTCGCCGGGATCCCGGTGACCCACCTCGCCGAGCAGTTCGGCACCCCTGCCTACATCCTCGACGTGGACGACTTCCGTGCCCGCTGCCGCGCCTGGGCCGAGGCCTTCGGCAAGGACGCGGACGTGTTCTACGCCGGCAAGGCGTTCCTGTCCCGCGCCGTCGTCCGCTGGCTCACCGAGGAGGGGCTGAACCTCGATGTCTGCTCCGGCGGCGAGCTGTCCACCGCCCTGTCGGCCGGCATGCCCGCCGAGCGCATCGCGTTCCACGGCAACAACAAGTCGACGGACGAGATCCGCCGCGCCGTCGAGGCCGGCGTCGGCCGGATCGTCCTCGACTCCTTCCAGGAGATCGCGCGCGTCGCGCACCTCGCCCAGTCCCTCGGCAAGCGCCAGCGCGTCCAGATCCGCGTCACCGTCGGCGTCGAGGCGCACACCCACGAGTTCATCGCCACCGCGCACGAGGACCAGAAGTTCGGCATCGCGCTGGCCGGCGGGCAGGCCGCCGAGGCCGTGCGCCGCGCGCTGAACCTCGACGGCCTGGAGCTCATCGGCATCCACTCGCACATCGGCTCGCAGATCTTCGACATGGCCGGTTTCGAGGTGTCGGCGCGCCGCGTCGTCCAGCTGCTCGCCGAGATCCGCGACGAGCACGGCGTCGAGCTGCCCGAGATCGACCTCGGCGGCGGCCTCGGCATCGCGTACACGTCCGACGACGATCCGCGCGAGCCGCACCACATCGCCAAGGCGCTCACCGAGATCGTCACCCGTGAGTGCGAGGCCGCCGGGCTGCGCACGCCGCGGATCTCCGTCGAGCCGGGCCGCGCGATCGTCGGCCCGACCGCCTTCACCCTGTACGAGGTGGGCACGGTCAAGCCGCTGGAGGGGCTGCGGACGTACGTCTCCGTCGACGGCGGCATGTCCGACAACATCCGTACGGCGCTGTACGACGCCGAGTACAGCGTCGCGCTGGTCTCGCGGCGCAGCGACGCCGAGCCGATGCTCACCCGGGTCGTCGGCAAGCACTGCGAGAGCGGCGACATCATCGTCCGCGACGCGTTCCTGCCGGCCGACGTGGCGCCCGGCGACCTGCTCGCGGTGCCCGCCACCGGCGCGTACTGCCGTTCCATGGCGAGCAACTACAACCACGCGCTCCGCCCGCCCGTCGTGGCGGTCCAGGGCGGCGCGGCGCGCGTCGTCGTGCGGCGCGAGACGGAGGAAGATCTCCTGCGACTCGACGTCGGGTGATGAAATAGTCAGGTGATGGAATCCACATCTCACCATCCGGACATGGCGCGGAAACGCCTGTGTGGTGAGTGAGACTGGTTCCGACCGTGGGAACACGAACGTGTCGCTACGGGACAGACCGTGGCGACACGGATCAGAAGGTACGAGAAACGAGGTCGGATGATGCGTACGCGTCCGCTGAAGGTGGCGCTGCTGGGCTGTGGTGTGGTCGGCTCAGAGGTGGCGCGCATCATGACGACGCACGCCGACGACCTCGCGGCGCGCATCGGCGCCCCGGTCGAGCTCGCCGGTGTCGCTGTCCGCCGGCCCGACAAGGTGCGCGGCGGGATTCCCGCCGAGCTGATCACCACCGACGCGACCGCCCTCGTCAAACGGGGCGACATCGACGTCGCGATCGAGGTCATCGGCGGTATCGAGCCGGCCCGCACCCTCATCACCACCGCCTTCGAGCACGGCGCGTCCGTCGTCTCCGCCAACAAGGCGCTCCTCGCCCAGGGCGGCCAGGCCCTGCACGCCGCCGCCGAGCGGCACGGCCAGGACCTCTACTACGAGGCCGCCGTCGCCGGCGCCATCCCGCTGATCCGCCCGCTGCGCGAGTCCCTCGCCGGCGACAAGATCAACCGCGTGATGGGCATCGTCAACGGCACGACGAACTTCATCCTCGACAAGATGGACACCTCCGGCGCCGGCTACAGCGAGGCCCTGGACGAGGCCACCGCGCTCGGGTACGCCGAGGCCGACCCGACCGCCGACGTCGAGGGCTTCGACGCCGCCGCCAAGGCCGCCATCCTGGCCGGAATCGCCTTCCACACGCGCGTACGCCTCGACGACGTCTACCGCGAGGGCATGACCGAGGTCACCTCCGCCGACTTCGTCTCCGCCGCGCGCATGGGCTGCACCATCAAGCTGCTCGCGATCTGCGAGCGGGCCGCGGACGGCGAGTCCGTCACCGCGCGCGTGCACCCCGCGATGATCCCGCTCAGCCACCCGCTCGCCTCCGTCCGCGAGGCGTACAACGCCGTCTTCGTCGAGGCGGAGGCCGCCGGGCGGCTCATGTTCTACGGCCCCGGGGCGGGCGGTTCGCCGACCGCCTCGGCCGTGCTCGGCGACCTGGTCGCCGTGTGCCGCAACAAGCTCAACGAGGCCACCGGCCCCGGCGAGTCCGCGTACAGCAGGCTGCCCGTGAGCTCCATGGGCGACGTGGTGACGCGGTACCACATCAGTCTCGACGTGGCCGACAAGCCGGGCGTGCTCGCCCAGGTGGCGACGGTCTTCGCCGAGCACGGCGTGTCGATCGACACCGTCCGTCAGACGGGCAAGGACGGCGAGGCCTCTCTCGTCGTCGTCACCCACCGCGCGCCCGACGCCGCCCTCTCCGGGACCGTCGAGGCGCTGCGCAAGCTCGACACCGTGCGCGGTGTCGCCAGCATCATGCGTGTTGAAGGGGAGTAAGGACCCATGACCACCAAGGGCACCCACCAGTGGCGCGGCATCATCGAGGAGTACCGGGACCGGCTTCCGGTCACGAGCACGACGCCGGTCGTCACGCTTCGTGAGGGCGGTACGCCGCTCGTCCCCGCGCAGGTCCTCTCCGAGCGCACGGGCTGCGAGGTGCACCTCAAGGTCGAGGGCGCGAACCCCACCGGTTCCTTCAAGGACCGCGGTATGACCATGGCCATCTCCAAGGCCAAGGAGGAGGGCGCGCAGGCCGTCATCTGCGCCTCCACCGGCAACACCTCGGCCTCCGCCGCCGCGTACGCGGTGCGCGCCGGGATGGTCTCCGCGGTCCTGGTGCCGCAGGGCAAGATCGCGCTCGGCAAGATGGGCCAGGCCCTCGTGCACGGCGCGAAGATCCTCCAGGTCGACGGCAACTTCGACGACTGCCTCACCCTCGCCCGCGCGCTGTCCGACAACTACCCGGTGGCGCTGGTCAATTCGGTGAACCCGGTCCGTATCGAGGGCCAGAAGACGGCCGCCTTCGAGATCGTGGACATGCTGGGCGACGCGCCCGACATCCACGTCCTGCCGGTCGGCAACGCGGGCAACATCACCGCCTACTGGCGCGGGTACCGGGAGTACGCGGCCGACGGCATGGCCACCCACACCCCGCGCATGTGGGGTTTCCAGGCCTCCGGTTCGGCGCCGCTGGTGCGCGGCGAGGTCGTCAAGGACCCGTCGACGATCGCCACCGCGATCCGCATCGGCAACCCGGCCTCCTGGGACTACGCGATCGCCGCGCGCGACGAATCGGGCGGTCTCATCGACGAGGTGACGGACCGTGAGATCCTCCAGGCCTACCGCCTGCTGGCCGCGCAGGAGGGCGTCTTCGTCGAGCCCGCCTCGGCCGCCTCGGTCGCCGGTCTGCTGAAGGCCGCCGCGCAGGGCAAGGTCGACCCGGGCCAGACCATCGTCTGTACGGTCACGGGCAACGGTCTGAAGGACCCCGACTGGGCCGTCGCCGGCGCCCCGCAGCCGGTCACCGTCCCGGTCGACGCCGCGACCGCCGCCGAGCGCCTCGGTCTCGCCTGACC contains the following coding sequences:
- a CDS encoding hypothetical protein (identified by MetaGeneAnnotator; putative;~sequence version:1), producing MALDGPSLGKMLDDVAAGRIQLPDFQRQWKWDDDRIRALLATVTLDYPLGVAMTLETGGDAQFKARPLHGTEVQPHTVPEQLLLDGQQRLTSLYQALRSDRPVETTGARNKPLRRWYYIDIVKAVDEAADRDEAIVSVPEDRVVRGAYGHAIRDLSTREKECASGLFPLNLIFEPDLTGKWQRAYVSSGDDRWDLWSAFQARVIDTVKGFKVPLIRLPKETRKEAVCSVFERVNTGGVVLNVFELLTATYAGDTQYSAEHGGQDFSLIKDWQDIKSKLCADHLVFGTLDRDTGQETGLTSLDFLQAIALVRTYMRKQEFLAEHPGAATAPAVSCKRRDLLHLPLADYTRIAPQTAEALSWVGRFLATQNVFRERDLPYGSQVVPLAAIAVLLGEALHGPDAQEKLARWYWCGVLGELYGGVTDTRFVRDVEQVVGWIKDGGAEPDTVTEATFQEQRLHRLASRNSAAYKGIHALLLKEGAIDWYFHGEPINEQFLIGQYVDIRQVFPKAWFEQNGVDGTRMSSIVNKTPLSYRAMQAMGAGAPSAYLTAFERHTGSPGDWFDDIIGTHLIDAKALRTDDFDAFYRDRTARLLELVEREMGKAAVREGASDADAA
- a CDS encoding hypothetical protein (identified by MetaGeneAnnotator; putative;~sequence version:1) yields the protein MPTPLDATVKGLEGASLTIRDLLAVWGYRIRDHASVPQIRLDLTNARLNTVPDFAVGSLDDEVAIVPIGQERDTAAEAGDDAGERDLADDSEESVGVFPQAAMRVHDLPCAHRVASITPDESLSAAMGKMAEHGYLQLPVIDTSGTLHGVVTWASIVHMHATGRKTCLANAISTEYEIVNASAHLLPVLPAIRAHEFVLIRAADGQVSGIVTSADLADEFGTVARPFFTLGEIERRLRRCLGRVYDEADVQKVHKKKTSVDEMMFGEYIRLLDNEERWDKLGWPLVDRAHFIGLLGRVKDVRNTVMHFNAPSLRAEQLDLLDSFVSMLRLYDPDYGATDMGSTT
- a CDS encoding twitching motility protein pilT (PFAM: PilT protein, N-terminal; KEGG: scb:SCAB_43631 hypothetical protein;~identified by MetaGeneAnnotator; putative;~twitching motility protein PilT [Streptomyces violaceusniger Tu4113]); this encodes MTRSPAAPGGTLVLDSEGLAKAVLRDRTVTTWLALARADDLRVITSAATLVEVVHPRINRPALEWTLSRLVVEPITEPIARHAAALLADAGLHGHKYAIDAMLVATALAAPGPVTVLTSDPEDLTALCGGRATVIKI
- a CDS encoding hypothetical protein (identified by MetaGeneAnnotator; putative;~sequence version:1); this encodes MSEPTGKYSITMPRDIAEAAKARSGPSGLSAYVAAAVARQIERDNLNELITVAEAEHGPVTDDEIQSLRDQLTDARREQNQHEASAA
- a CDS encoding integrase (DNA binding site [nucleotide binding];~DNA breaking-rejoining enzymes, intergrase/recombinases, C-terminal catalytic domain. The tyrosine recombinase/integrase family share the same catalytic domain containing six conserved active site residues. The best-studied members ofthis diverse family...; cd01182;~Int/Topo IB signature motif;~PF00589: Phage integrase family;~catalytic residues [active];~identified by MetaGeneAnnotator; putative;~integrase [Streptomyces avermitilis MA-4680]), with protein sequence MKPRRRPAAGDGVDVRALADELGASLVRAVREAAADDFGRVRSGRGATTISWYAFALEYLEVRWGQVSAKTRSETNDALCSLTMAMFRRARGRPDDELLRRALRNWAFVIPRPDARTAPTEVRLALDWVARASRPLDDLLDPVVMRGVLQALRLKRDGTVAAAETQRRKRTTLVNSVRYAIELGRLRADPLAHVSWRITETVQQVDPRVVVNPTQARSLLCAVSYIGGYERARGRRLVGLFAGMYYAGLRPAEAVAVTLPDCDLPATGWGTAVLHATRPSVGKKWTDSGRNHDLRGLKSRPPSDTRVVPLPPELVRLWRESVDTFGTADGGRLFFNEKGGIVGSSTYDRAWHEARELALPPDLVASPLAVRPYDLRHSALSTWLNAGVDPTEVAERAGNSVEVLMTRYAKCLYGRQALANRRIDALLDEYG
- a CDS encoding response regulator receiver (Response regulator receiver [Streptomyces venezuelae ATCC10712];~Response regulator receiver domain; pfam00072;~Signal receiver domain; originally thought to be unique to bacteria (CheY, OmpR, NtrC, and PhoB), now recently identified in eukaroytes ETR1 Arabidopsis thaliana; this domain receives the signal from the sensor partner in a two-component systems; cd00156;~dimerization interface [polypeptide binding];~identified by MetaGeneAnnotator; putative;~intermolecular recognition site;~phosphorylation site [posttranslational modification]), which produces MLVVDDNRVIRQLIRVNLELEGFEVVTAADGAECLDVVHEVCPDVVTLDVVMPRLDGLKTAARLREDPRTSHLPVAIISACTEYGAEVGGSGAAADVDAFLAKPFEPAELVRVVRQLMHREPRPHRQRRRSQAGEAGGGDAGEEPAAGPAGRTSRTHTGGTRG
- a CDS encoding arginyl tRNA synthetase (Arginyl tRNA synthetase N terminal dom; smart01016;~DALR anticodon binding domain; smart00836;~anticodon binding site;~arginyl tRNA synthetase [Streptomyces venezuelae ATCC10712];~identified by MetaGeneAnnotator; putative;~tRNA binding surface [nucleotide binding]): MTPADLSLTVLHAVRRAVDEGVLRVEVPPRVKVERPRPGGVGDYASSVALGLARPAGRDARDVAAILRERLREAPGIRAVDITGPGFLNFTLDDGDEGRVLREIERTGLAYGHSTDLAGARVRFRASAEPRAALLVEAYARLLRAQGADTDISEGEGEWITALPAPYRPDTLGTDAARWALLRPAAHDRALPGAPLLVQHERNPLFRVRYAHSRARALVRNAAQLGFTPEYGETGTDEAPHLLALLGDHPAVLLVAARHRAPDRVARHLEAVADALLAYQHTVLPLGDEKPSVAHRSRLALAEAAGTVLAGGLPLLGISAPDQI
- a CDS encoding diaminopimelate decarboxylase (Type III Pyridoxal 5-phosphate (PLP)-Dependent Enzyme Diaminopimelate Decarboxylase; cd06828;~catalytic residues [active];~diaminopimelate decarboxylase [Streptomyces cattleya NRRL 8057 = DSM46488];~diaminopimelate decarboxylase; TIGR01048;~dimer interface [polypeptide binding];~identified by MetaGeneAnnotator; putative;~pyridoxal 5'-phosphate (PLP) binding site [chemical binding];~substrate binding site [chemical binding]), encoding MSRSAHPAGPRYADVLSEGHYAAPPADLNRLDPKVWSRTVGRDADGVATVAGIPVTHLAEQFGTPAYILDVDDFRARCRAWAEAFGKDADVFYAGKAFLSRAVVRWLTEEGLNLDVCSGGELSTALSAGMPAERIAFHGNNKSTDEIRRAVEAGVGRIVLDSFQEIARVAHLAQSLGKRQRVQIRVTVGVEAHTHEFIATAHEDQKFGIALAGGQAAEAVRRALNLDGLELIGIHSHIGSQIFDMAGFEVSARRVVQLLAEIRDEHGVELPEIDLGGGLGIAYTSDDDPREPHHIAKALTEIVTRECEAAGLRTPRISVEPGRAIVGPTAFTLYEVGTVKPLEGLRTYVSVDGGMSDNIRTALYDAEYSVALVSRRSDAEPMLTRVVGKHCESGDIIVRDAFLPADVAPGDLLAVPATGAYCRSMASNYNHALRPPVVAVQGGAARVVVRRETEEDLLRLDVG